In Oncorhynchus mykiss isolate Arlee chromosome 1, USDA_OmykA_1.1, whole genome shotgun sequence, the following proteins share a genomic window:
- the LOC110527584 gene encoding barrier-to-autointegration factor: protein MSTTSQKHRDFVAEPMGDKPVTALSGIGEVLGKKLEEQGFDRAFVVLGQYLLLRKDGELFTEWLKDTSGANTRNATSCSQCLREWCDAFL, encoded by the exons ATGTCGACCACTTCTCAGAAGCACAGGGACTTCGTTGCAGAACCCATGGGCGATAAACCGGTGACTGCACTTTCGGGAATTGGCGAGGTCTTGGGAAAAAAACTGGAGGAGCAAGGTTTTGACAGA GCCTTTGTGGTTCTGGGTCAGTACCTGCTGCTGCGGAAGGATGGGGAGCTGTTCACTGAGTGGCTGAAAGACACCAGCGGAGCCAACACCAGGAATGCTACATCCTGCTCCCAGTGCCTGAGAGAGTGGTGTGATGCATTCCTATGA